The genomic window atatatatgaaacaTTAGTGGGCTTGGAtatcatattcatattgaacTCATTAAACTAGGTTAATTTTCTTCAATAGATCGACTTAACCTTTATATAGCAAAGGAAAATAACTGGTGTGCTTCTTAATAAGAACATGTGCTCCTTAATACTTAATAGGAAGTAAAACTGCCACCAActtattttctataaaaattgAGATCTTGATGATGACAATTGGATGATGTGGTTGTGAATATATGAAAAGCAAGTTGGCACTATGGATTTTATCAAATAAGGCATTAGTATGATATGCACACTAGTATGTTTTATTTACCGGATGTgggatttaaatttatttattttttcaaaattaaacatTAGTATGTTATACACATTAGTATCATTTATATCATTTATAGTACTTGATGTGAgagtcaatattttattttcaattcacacaataAGGTATTCTATGTTCCAacattataagttataagctaacttatttaTCTTTCCAAACAGAGGCTAAAACTATTtacttgagtttttttttcttctagctTATTTGTCTTCCCAAAAAGAATGGCTTGAATTGGTGCATTTATAGTGCCTTAAAGATCAAGACATGAGTTAAAATATGCGGATTATAATTTATAGGATTGAAACTCATTATGTATAGCTAGTGTGTGATGGTCAAGAGGGGTCACTCAAggagatcatccacattggTTGGGATCAAAGCAACGATACAaggagttggacaccacacttttacCGAAAGGCTTAAGGCATTGAGTTTATGgattctctcacttataaagtgttcaatctccactaagcaatgtgagacttaattaACTTACCTCACACTTGCATCGTTGTTTCTGCTCTGATACACTGTTAGGTCACGATGGGACAGCCCAGAGATCACCTACAATGGGCTCAGAACAACTTGAACACTACATCATCTTAACCCAAAAGGTTAAGACATTAAGTTTATGAgtttctcacttataaagtgttcaacctccactttttctaagtaatgtgagacttaattcACTCACACTTGCCAGAACAGAGTGAAGTAAGATTTCTTGTGATAATATgcttgaaaattatttttctataattttgaaATGGATGGAGTTGTAATACAGATTCCTACCGCATCATACAAACTTGCAGTTATTTTAGGCATCGTTGATAAATATATGCCCcgtatttttttatactttgaTGACAAATATTTGTTCcataatttttgtatttatcgttaatatatttatatagactaataaattatatatagatCATTCAATATAGATCATTTGAGTAATGTTGCACCGCTCAAAAACGCtttaacaaaaatcaaattttacaaaattcactattgcattgaaaatttatacaatataaatcattcatgttaaattttaaaaaagtcgCTTGTTTCCTGAGAGGTCACTTGGTTGAGGATTTGTTCTTCATCCAAGAGGTACTCAGTTCGAGACCCGGCACCGAGAAAGCAGgaggaaatttttaaaaagtctaaaattgtttgatatattattgagataaatcaagattaacggtgttcaataaaacaaacataaaccGTTATCTTAATTGatcttaataacatatcaaacgattttagatttttataaaatttaacatcgataatctatatgatataaattttcaatccaatgataaattttttaaaatttattttcgtTAAAGTATTATTGAGCATGTATAATAATGTTACAAATATGACATGTGGCCCTACATATGTGAGATTGTTTTACACTTGATAAGTGATAACCAATTATCATTTATCAACACAACAAATAATTCAAGTAACCGCATATAATATTAATGTAAAGATTTACACTATAGTGCATATTcattaatcttttattttagattaatccaaaaaatgaaaaagtagGTTGGCAAAAGTATCCCATGCTATAGCTTTCTTTTTTGgatcatgttaacatgtgcatcaagggcacatgttaaggtatctaaaaatagaaatatgcatttaataacataaaaaaatttaatgtttaaaaaatataatgcacaagttacaagaaaatattactacttttatatttttaacatgtgcccttggtgcacatattaacattttccttcttttttttggtaaggcTATGCTATAGCTTTCCAACAAAGCATATATTCCCCCAATTTACTTTTTTGCTTTTCCCCGGCTCCaattattctttaaaaaaacTTACATGTGTCATTCAGGCATTTCTTAATgtaatatagattttttttttggcggAAGTTAATGTAATATagatagtaattttttttaacaagatatagatagtattttttttttccataagaTATAGATAGTATTTTTGTATTTACAGtataattgtatattttatctatttaaaaataaaaattgttctatataaaaaaaaattgttttatttaagAGGTAATTACTATTTAAAGTATTCATATATGTTAGAATGATCATTATATTTTAAGACAAATTAACCGGTGAACACTAAaatcttagtaaaaaaaaataataatactactaaaataattataaaaaaaaaatactacctAAATCTCAGACatacaattataaaattttaatgttGATATTGTTAATTGAGTTAATTGTTAAAGATATTTCCATTCCCAGTTTCTTTTTGTGCCTTGAACAATATGCTCTttcaaatcttttatatttcatATAACTTTTTTCATAACATTTTGCATCTTATCTAAAAGAATATATGTACTTTTATTTAAATTCAATCGATCAGAACGAGACATTATATGCTTTCATATTGCCAAGTTGATTTTACTGTAGAGAATCTCATTAGTTGGCAttctaaaaacatattttaaaatatttcatgatGTTTACTTTAagaatcaaattttatttaaaatgtgcACAACATCCTCTAATTTCCAAACATTTTTCTATATAAAGCCGCACTTCCTTTCCTTAAAGTTCTAATATCTTAGCCTCACTTCTCACATTATTAATTGTGTCACACACAAaagagtgtgtgtgtgtatagGATGAAACCCCATATCCATGTCTCCGGCGAAAGTTCTCCGGCAAACGAGTTCAAAAAACCTATCGGAGAGAAACTCCATCCAGTTGATGTGGCCGATGTGATGACAATCAATTGTGACGCTTCTAAACAAGGTAGAGCTCAAACGTATCATCAAATTGAGAGACGGAGATGGAGCCACCGTGCTGAAGACCCCATTAGAACTTTGATGTTCTTGGGAACTTGGAATCATACATGAGTCATATCAATATTTGATTCATTAATTGGAACCTTCCtttgtgttaaaaaataaataaataaaactccTACTATATAAATTGGgtgaaaattgaatgaaatattcTAATAGTCTCATGTTAATACATGTTATGTTATGGCGATATAAAAATATATCGTATAATGTTATATATTGTATAATATTGTATATATTGTATAATGTTATGATGTATCTTGTAATTAGATTGTTCCTTGTTCTCCTCTTGCATTGCATGTCTCATATAAGACTTTATTCAGGCTTGGTTTACCTTTTGTCATTTTCTGGTGTAATTTTAAACTATGAATttgcttgtttttttttttcatgaattcCACGACCTCTTGAATTTGTCTTGTTGCAGTCCGTTAatttatttacctttttttttttttttttataatttgtagGGTAAACGAATAAACGCAGGGGGTGTAATTTTCATAACTATATAAACCTTGCATATGTGGCCCATTTCACTTCTCAAACAGCGTATGATTTGGACCAATTTATTTGAACCTAGGTCAATGGAGTTACTATTTGCACACATATTAACGCTAATGATTCACTCTTGTTGAGTCAGAGCTAtcatatataatgaaaaattcCCCTCGTATTATTTATACCTTCACTCTTAcgaataaattttattttaaattttacctCTTTCATTATTTTACTTCACCcccacaaaataattaagaacACTGAATTTAAGTTTTCTGATAATCAAAATTACAAACTGAAACACTTGGAAAAAAGATTTTCGGACGTTTAGCAACGATTAAATCGTGCAGAATATTTTGAACCCAATATTAATAGGATTAACACAACGGAATAATACAAAAATGCTTTCTGGTAGTATTATCCGCGGTTTAACAATGGCTAAGACATCTGGATTCTAGCACAACCACATCTAGATACTACAACAAGGGGACCAAATGGATCAATTGAATGATTGTCTCGACTACAATGATACTAGAAGGGTGACGACCAATGAGCATCGTTGTCCGTCGATCAGCTAAAATTAACGTATTAGCTTCACCGACATGAAACTTTAAGATACTATAATAAAAGAGTCTTTAATTACTATATCCTTTTTGAAATATCTTAAAGTAGAACGCACCTCTTTAATACACATTTATCGACACACTctttgttatttgttaaaattcATACATGTCCCACCAAATTATGTGAGTCTTATATAAATTTGGTGAAATGctatatgatttttaattttattcacaTGTTATAATTCCGAAGTTTTTACCACCATTTAGAGGTGACTAAGCTTCTTCGAGAAATCTGTTGGGAACACAAGATGAACTTTCTCCTCTTAACgtaattttctttgataaatgtTAGACAACGTAGATAGACAACGCCATGCATAGTATTGTagttcattaattattttaaaaataaatagtctTATGTCGGAATGTATAcgaaaaatggaaaataagaTTATCTATAATAAGAGCAACATAAGATAGAggaaaccaaaattaaatttagagGTTGCATcctagtattaattattatacataatatcctctcttttttttggtacaaaaataacaTATTGTGGGAAACTATGTAATATCCTTATCTAGTTTCTCATTAAAAAatggtataaatttcaatttattcatgatcttattttttttacttttgagtTATGTGGTTTGAGCTAACGAGCTGAACCAAATTGTTCGTGTACTCAAATGGAGTCGAGTGCGAGCTAAAAATGAACTGAACATGACGAGCCAAACTCAACTATTCATAAACTTCAAATGAGCCGAACTCGGGTTGAAAAAAGAGTTTATGTTAAATTTAACCAAATTTTGAGTTAAACCAATTTTTATCGAATCGAgttaaatcaaaatcaaacaaaaatttgGCTTGATTCATTTCCAACCCGGATCAATCTAATCTATATGAATGAGAGTGTATTGATAAAGTGATGAATGAGTTGAGTGTCTTCATGTATGAAATCTTTTTTGGGTCTTGTCCCTTGGTGCTTAACTTTAATGCGAGTATTATGATATTATCACCTTAATTTCTCTGTAAAGAGAGTGAGACGACAAAAGGAAGTGTACAAAGCTTTTCTACTTTATTTTGAAAAGTAATGGCATTATTACCAGAAAGCACAAATAGTGGATTCACACGTATACAAGTATATTTCAACATGTTTTTGTCTCAAAGAACCAAAACATATGAGCTACCACACGCCAAGATTTTAATATGCTGCGATCGGAAGCAGCACTAGCTATGCACatgcacatatatatatttgaatgaTTAATTTCCAGTAGATTTATCTTTTACACATTAAAGTATGTATATGACTATACTTCACCTTTTATAGTAGTCCCCAACCATGTAACGACCTTATCCAAAACAAGCttacggagggagtaaaattcaaagaattataaaataggcttatcaaaacaaaacaaaaaaaattataaaataggatGATTAAAATTTCGGATTATAAAATGGGAGGGTTAAAATTTCGATTCAATCAAAATATGGgaggtaaaactgcatttaagccaaaaaaattattgacaATAGAGAcgtttaaaaaattgaaggattcAACCATTAGTGACTCCGACACAGCTCGGGTATATTGGAGTTGGCTTATTGAGCCTTTGCGTTACTGGGTCAAACAAGTTAGCGAGTATGGACCTCAGCTCAATTGCAGTTTTATCGAACACCGctaattttgattgattttaataACATTTCAAATAGtttaaaatttgtataaaattttacataaataatataCAATGAATATAAAATCAAATCCCTCTATCACTTTTTGTATGTTAGAGATGCAATATTAATGTTCCGTACTAGATTGCCTTACCGACCACAGTGTATGGTATTCTTCTTTCTTTACCTATATGGCTATGTGCGTTTCATTTCATGTTATTTTGGACTCTAATTCAATTAGCACTTAGCAGTACGTACGGAAAGtgggtgatgatgatgattgaaGACCAAAGAGTGAGTGAGTGAATGAGAATGAGATGGTTTCAATAAGACAATACACTTGTTTAGTGATGAAAATGGAATGAATGGGCCAATAATGCTCTCATTTGCGTACAACCTAGTGGTACTTCAGGTACGTACTTGTGTGTGTAAGTGTAATCATAGTCGGCACGCCTCATATGACTGAGTCGATAAGTAGATACATACACTGTATGTTAGATCTTGTGTAGTAGTACTAGTAGGATCAACCTGCTAGCTAGATTCCCTGCTATATGGATTTTATGTTGCAAGGAATTTCACCTATTAATTTGAGATGAGACAATTTACATTTTTAGGGACATCTATGTGTCCTTATTGGACAATGAGTGGTGTGGTGTTAATGGTATTCATTGGAGTGATTATTGGACAATGGTATGCCATAGATTGTGGACTTGGCACAATCAAGAAATTCATGAAGAGTTTTTCAAAGACCACAACATCCAGGACACCATATTATGCTGCTgcaaatcaagctagtgatggTGCATGCAAGAAGGTAGGAAAGTTGGTTGTGGTCGAGTTATTAGAGGTAGTAATGGTCGATAGATTGGAGATTTTGCAAAATCATTAAGAACGTAGTGCGTGTGTATCTGAATTATAGGGAGTTTTCAAGGCTTAAATTATGCGCATGGGTTAGGTTTTAATAAAGTTGAGTTGTCTGTTGATTCTAGTGTGGTTGCTCGGGTTGTTAAGACAGGTATTTCTAAAAGTAAATCAGGCCAAGCTTTAGTTAAGAATATTTATGTGGACGTATGGGGGAGGTAGCCCTAAAAATATATGAGGAAACTGTATGATAGAATTGATTGTGGTTTCGTTTCGGTAGTTATGGCGTTATATGGTGTTAATGAGACTTAGATCAGATAGATTATGATGTTTGTTGAGTCAGTTAATTATTATGTGATGATTAATCAAGAGGCCGAAGGACCATCAACTAAGATAGAGAGAGGTCTTCGGCAATGCGATTCTTTGTCACTGTATTTTTTCTCCTTTGTGCACAAGAATTAATAGTGTTGACCCATTAATGGATAGAAGTGGTGACTCGCATGGTGCCAGTGTGGTGGATTTCTTTTGGCGGGTTCTGGCTCTATATATGTTCAATTAAAATTTGAAGGAATGATTAAATTGACAAATGCTCAATTAAAATGACTTTGTTATTTCATAAATATAAGAGACTAAATTAACGGGCGATTACAATTTCAAGGATGGACATTATAATATTAGAATATAAAAGTTGCTACTTTAGCTTACATAAAAGATGGACATGTTGCATGCACactttttcttcataaaatcaGAAAGAGTACTACAAATTGGTTGATCAAACGCAAATTATTTTACAACAACCAACTTTATGGTTGAAGAAAACATCAAAGTTATATCATAAACACCAAGTAATAGTAAATTAATTCAAAGTCCATTTAGGATCTCTAGGACTAAAAAAAGAAGCCATAACTTTAGACTTAAGTAACTTAAGTGCTTTCTTAGACTTAATACACCTTGGTGTTTTATACTGATTAATTGAAGCCCCTTTAGCAATAAACAAATCCATCAATGCTTCAAAAGTTCCTGGCTCCACCACACATATCTCTAATGGCCCAACAGATTTATCATTGGTGCGGCATCTTCTATATACATAATCCAATTCCTCTTCAACTGCAATGCAACATTCTTGAAGCACTTTTGGGTCAAGTGAGTCCCCTTTTAAGCCATAATGAAGAATTTCCCAATACAATACATAGTGTCCTGGTACTGATGAAGTATCAGCATAACTAGTGTATTCCACTAAGAGTGCATCATAAGGTTCTAACAATTTTTTGGACATTGTCACACTTCTATGTAAATcctcttcatttgtcttttcaCTGTCTATGCTTATTACTACGTTTCTTCTGCAGATGAATCGAAATTGTGGGGCTTTGTTGTAAAATCCAACCACTTGAAGTACATCACCAATTCTGTATCTATAAAGTCCTGTAAATTAATTGGAATGATGTTAATGAAATGGTTTTAAATAGTGGTTGCGGTAATGGTTGCAGTTGTGTCataaattttgatattatttgttaaatactCCGTATGGTTGAAGATTTGTTAAAATCAGTTTGATATTGTACAATGTTTAAGGTAGGGCCGGCCAGAGGGCCAAGCGACCCAAGTAAGAGCTTTAGGTCTCAAaacttttgactaaaaaaaggTCTCAATACAAGTTTAACCTTTGGCATTAGcaatatttagattttttttttttttcttcataaaatcaCATGTAATTCTTTGTTTTATAAGACCTTGCAATAAAACTTGTTTTAGGCCTCTAACTATGTTGGGTCAGCCCTGGTTTAAGGTAGTTACTACTAATCATAACTAACTTCTAACTACCTTAAAATCAACTTGCAACAAATCATAACTAACTTGTAACTACCTTAACCAATATTAAGCTAATTCTAATAAATCTCCAACCGTTTCTAACAATTACGGAGAATCACAGTCAAATGCAGCCAATGCAGTCTTAGCTGCGGTCGCGTTGCCGTTTTGGCAACATCGCGGCCTAGATGACGGATGCATAACTTTATTGAAAACCCTTATAAATTTGCACTAAAATTAAATCCtttaaacataaaaacacaAATGTCTAAATTAATTGGGAGGTTACTTACCAGCAAAGGTAGTGATGACCAGCTCATAAAAGCAACCAAGCTTAACATTCACTAAATCCACAAGCTTATCATTAGGGACATGttcattttcatcaaaattcatCAAAAGTGTCCCATTATGTCCAAGAGGAATGAATTCATAGTAACCCATATTAGGCAACAGTGTAAAAGCAACATCATTAGGATCACACAAAGGTTTCAAATTCACCCCGAAGTAACACTCAGAAGAAGCATACATAGTACAAACCAAAGGCAATTTCCCTTCACAATAATGATCCAAAGCAGGAACATATTGAGCCATAGAACCTGTAACCACTGCTTCAATATACTTTGCTTTAGGCCAAAGCTTACACAGAATCCCTTTCCAACACTTTTGGCTACAAATTTTGGTAATTTCATCAGCAAGATATGGATCAGGAGATGAAAGAAGTGTGGACATTGATGAACAACATGAAGGGTCTGTTATAAAGGAACTTAATTGTCCATTTCTTATGTCATTGCATAAATTTTTCCAATTACGTTCGAGGAATGAAATTGCTCGGAGAAGTGCTGAAGCAAAGACGGCGCCTAGCCTTAGAACTTGACGGCGGTGAATTAGGCCTGCAAGTAGTTGGCAATGCATGCTTTGGTTGATGTCATGGCAGAGAATGGTTTGGTCAGGACTTGTGAAATCATTCCAAGGATCATGTGTTCTACATTTGAAGTGTTTACTTTTGTAGTAACTTGTTAATACACTTCTTGCTGGTAAACCACATGGTGTGGATTTCTCTGCTTTCACAAAGTAGAGATACATGGCCTTGCCTTCGTCGAGATCAGGAACATACCTGACAGTTCACGATTATGATTGATCAACAATGTAAAAAATGTTTAtgtgtatatgaattaaatctTAATCTTGTTACTAgatattgtgttttttcttaagaaattattttctctaaaatataataatcgacaaatagtttttttatttataaagaaTGATCATTAATTTATGGAATTAGAAGTTAACACTTCAATTTATCAATGTACCATAGAAGTTCTGATGATCTAAATACATGTAGCACTTGTCAAGTCCCACTTACTAGCTACTATAGTAGTGAATATATCATGATCCTTTTGTATAGTGCAAATAGTAGTATATACTAATACtatataacaaacaaaaaagtaacCAATGCATGGTGATGGGGCCATGCATCCACTCATATCAACTCCTATTGATATCATATCTTTTCATCTTATCCTTTTCTTTGGCCACTTACCTAAAAtggatgacaaacataagtggGACTAATTATAT from Trifolium pratense cultivar HEN17-A07 linkage group LG1, ARS_RC_1.1, whole genome shotgun sequence includes these protein-coding regions:
- the LOC123921672 gene encoding putative indole-3-acetic acid-amido synthetase GH3.9; amino-acid sequence: MNGKKLEYKGEEALKEIGKLTKNADEVQESLLKQILTQNRETEYLNKYMKGETYISDLQEFKRCVPVVSYEGMFPYIQRIANGEDSSLITGKPITEMLCSSGTSAGEPKLMPTIAEDLDRRTFVYNLIMPIMNQYVPDLDEGKAMYLYFVKAEKSTPCGLPARSVLTSYYKSKHFKCRTHDPWNDFTSPDQTILCHDINQSMHCQLLAGLIHRRQVLRLGAVFASALLRAISFLERNWKNLCNDIRNGQLSSFITDPSCCSSMSTLLSSPDPYLADEITKICSQKCWKGILCKLWPKAKYIEAVVTGSMAQYVPALDHYCEGKLPLVCTMYASSECYFGVNLKPLCDPNDVAFTLLPNMGYYEFIPLGHNGTLLMNFDENEHVPNDKLVDLVNVKLGCFYELVITTFAGLYRYRIGDVLQVVGFYNKAPQFRFICRRNVVISIDSEKTNEEDLHRSVTMSKKLLEPYDALLVEYTSYADTSSVPGHYVLYWEILHYGLKGDSLDPKVLQECCIAVEEELDYVYRRCRTNDKSVGPLEICVVEPGTFEALMDLFIAKGASINQYKTPRCIKSKKALKLLKSKVMASFFSPRDPKWTLN